In Macadamia integrifolia cultivar HAES 741 chromosome 5, SCU_Mint_v3, whole genome shotgun sequence, a single window of DNA contains:
- the LOC122078126 gene encoding uncharacterized protein LOC122078126 encodes MCINSATEPVIGKRLWNILRIAFFMMRKGLISKRKLLMDMNLMMKRGKLLRKSLSNLIFHHHYHSPYHNSRRRSPPSPRGFDGFRFRLHDYEFSCSNSPNPVFFHVGKRKHHYYLNFPCIKNPPTDQDEESDASHSREDMEVLAVLPNNNNHKKLPHDTCSPEPGCPHSYNFRLNAPTPDLAPGDPVLLSPLLLSPFSIRISNYSSEEENDAGREGNSRVDDEAEEFIRRFYEQLRMQSRTQLLQYEEEMQYQEMLARGSR; translated from the coding sequence ATGTGCATTAATTCTGCGACGGAGCCTGTGATAGGTAAGAGGCTATGGAATATCTTGAGGATAGCGTTTTTCATGATGAGGAAGGGCCTCATCTCCAAAAGGAAGCTGCTGATGGACATGAACCTGATGATGAAGAGGGGTAAGCTACTTAGGAAATCCCTGTCCAATCTCATTTTCCATCATCATTATCACTCTCCCTATCATAATTCACGCCGCCGGTCACCGCCATCACCGCGTGGTTTCGATGGATTTCGGTTTCGACTACATGACTACGAGTTCTCGTGCAGTAACAGCCCAAACCCTGTTTTTTTCCACGTGGGAAAGCGGAAACACCATTACTACTTGAACTTCCCCTGCATCAAAAACCCTCCTACAGATCAAGATGAGGAATCCGATGCTTCCCACAGCAGGGAAGACATGGAGGTCCTTGCTGTGCtacccaacaacaacaaccacaagAAGCTTCCTCATGACACATGCTCTCCCGAGCCCGGCTGCCCCCACAGCTACAATTTCCGATTGAATGCACCCACCCCTGACCTGGCCCCCGGGGATCCTGTGTTGCTGAGCCCACTCCTCCTCTCCCCGTTCTCCATTAGGATCTCCAACTATTCGTCCGAAGAAGAGAACGATGCAGGCAGAGAAGGTAATAGCCGAGTGGACGATGAGGCGGAGGAATTCATCAGAAGGTTCTATGAGCAGTTAAGGATGCAAAGTCGTACTCAACTGTTGCAGTACGAGGAGGAGATGCAATACCAGGAGATGCTTGCGAGAGGAAGTCGTTGA
- the LOC122078783 gene encoding uncharacterized protein LOC122078783 — translation MKNRASMFLKQLMSVLSSVVKAKSLALKNKTSAMKSRLIILSFLKNKKVLLSAINHKINALVAHHHHHHHQGNDHDVEHGGDQNSGNAIVLYHAVPNESHPSCSELVKVGGEGDIDGHDQKVYYDDDDDKYPDLTHSLFESEEGEDELDLGDPVGSVIDLVRNHRNEGGEDFKLEDQIDQVADLFIMRFHRQMKMQKQESFKRYREMLERSV, via the coding sequence ATGAAGAACAGAGCTTCGATGTTCTTGAAGCAGCTCATGTCTGTGTTGAGCTCGGTGGTGAAGGCCAAATCCTTGGCTTTGAAGAACAAGACGAGCGCCATGAAGAGTCGCCTCATAATCTTATCTTTTTTGAAGAATAAGAAGGTCTTGTTGTCTGCCATCAATCACAAGATTAATGCTTTGGTCgctcatcaccaccaccaccaccaccaaggcAATGATCATGACGTCGAACACGGGGGCGATCAAAACAGCGGCAATGCCATTGTGCTCTACCATGCTGTGCCCAACGAGTCGCATCCGAGTTGTTCCGAgttggtgaaggtgggaggagAGGGGGACATTGATGGTCATGATCAGAAGGTGTActacgacgacgacgacgacaaATACCCGGATCTGACGCACTCGTTGTTCGAGTCGGAGGAAGGGGAGGATGAGCTGGATCTGGGTGACCCGGTTGGATCGGTGATTGATCTGGTGAGAAACCACCGCAACGAAGGCGGAGAGGATTTTAAGCTTGAAGACCAGATTGATCAAGTTGCCGACCTGTTCATCATGAGATTTCATCGACAGATGAAAATGCAGAAGCAGGAGTCCTTCAAAAGGTATCGAGAGATGCTCGAGAGAAGCGTCtag